AGAAACCGCCGAACAGCACCGCATGCCGGAACACTGCGCGCACGTCCACGCCGCACATGGCAGCCGCTTTGGGATCGTCGGAGACGGCGCGCCAGCGGCGGCCGAAGCCCGAGCGGGCAAACGCCCATGCAGCGAGCATGATTGCCGCCAGAACCACCGCGCAATCGATGAGCTGGATCAGCGTCAGCGTCGCCTGGAAGCCGGCATCCTGAGCAAAAACGATGGGCTGCGCCAGCATCGGCGGCAGCCACCAATCATGCGTGTCGGCGGCGATACGGCTTGCTTCCGACAGCACCAGCAGGATGCCGAGCGTCGTCACCACAATGGCATTGGGCGTGCGGTCGGCCAGCGGTTCGAAGACGCTGCGCGACAGCACGTGGCCGATCAGCGCGGCATAAAGGAAAGCCGTGACGACGCCGAGCACCACTGCCGCCAGCAAGGTCAGCCACAATACCTGATAGCCGAAGGCCACGGTCAGGATCATCGTCTGGCCGCAAAAGGCGAACAGCGCGCCATAGGCGAGATTGGTCCGGTGCAGGATGCCATTGGTCAGCACGTAGCCGAAGGCAA
This region of Mesorhizobium sp. C432A genomic DNA includes:
- a CDS encoding branched-chain amino acid ABC transporter permease gives rise to the protein MLYFFQQVLNGLHSGALYALLAFGYVLTNGILHRTNLAYGALFAFCGQTMILTVAFGYQVLWLTLLAAVVLGVVTAFLYAALIGHVLSRSVFEPLADRTPNAIVVTTLGILLVLSEASRIAADTHDWWLPPMLAQPIVFAQDAGFQATLTLIQLIDCAVVLAAIMLAAWAFARSGFGRRWRAVSDDPKAAAMCGVDVRAVFRHAVLFGGFCAALAGIMAALYYGNVSFGSGLVYGLKILFVTAVGGYLSPPRAALGAAAFGMAESLWAGYFPIEWRDGWMYLFLVAALVLIGPGRDQQKIA